TCAGGTTGACGCCCGTCTCGATGGCGTGCACGGCCGTCTGGGCGTGGTCGGGCTCGGCCAGCACCAGCTGGCCGTCGCGCACGAAGAAGCGGAGCTTGATGTCCGCCTCCCGCCTCACCCAGTGCACCAGCTGCAGCAGGGCCTCCTTGGGCGTCAGGCCGTGGACGGGGAAGCGGTCGATGGTGAGATCCGGCGCCTGGGCCGCCAGCGTGAGACCCGTGCCGGCGATGAGGTCGCCCGCGATCTCCGCTGGCGTCGACTGGTCCCAGGTGCGGGTGATGACCCGGCCCCGGGCCTGCAGCAGGGTCTGCCAGTCGATCAGGTGGACGACGGTCTGGAGGCCCCTGGCCTGCACGTCCCGTGCAACGCCGTGGAAAATCGGCGTGAGGGCTGCGTCTTCCTGGTAGCCCCAGCGGATACGGATGGCGTCGCCGGCCTTGACCTGGGGCGCGATCAGGCCCTCGGGATCCTGCAGCAGCAGGTGACCCGAATCAGCCGTGTTCGTGGCCTGGCTGATCACGTGGAAGGCCGCCACGACCGGGTCGATGGACTGGCCCTTCCAGGTCACTTCGAAGAGTGGGGTCACAGGGGCCTCCTACTCATCCGGGTCGTCCAGGTCCTCGGAGGGCGTTTCCGTTCCCGAGCCATCCTCCATGCCGGCGTTGAATTGGTCGCGCACGTAGCCCAGCTCGTGGTCCAGCTCGGCGTTCCCCTCGATGGCCTCCGCGCCCTGGGCCGCCGCGTCATCCGACGCGCCGGCGCCGGCCGCCTGGTTCTCCAGCTGGGTTTTGACGGATTCGTACTCGGTGAGCACCAGGTGGACGGGGATCCAATCGAAGGTCCCGTCCTCGTCGGCCGTCAGTTCCTGGATGAAGACCTGGCGGATCCCAATCAGGTCGGTCAGGGGCGAGACGATCTCCACCGGTTTGGGTAGGCTAGCGCGCCCGTCCCGGAACAGGCGCTGCAGGACGCGCAGGCGCTCCAGGGCCGGCTGCACCAGGGTCCCGTCCAGGCCCTCCTCGTCACAAACCTCCAGCTCCACGCTGATCTCAGCGGGTTCGTAGCCGGTCACATGCCGGACCTTGCCGCTCTTCTTGGGGATGGAGACTTCGTCCACCTTGATCGCCTGCTTGACGGTCATGGCCTTGGGCGGCACGATGAAGGTCAGGCCGCCCAGCATGAACGGGATCTCGGACAGGTTGCGCAGCGACGAGCCCGCAGCCGTCGCCTCCTGCAGGAGCTGGTCCTCGGCGGTCGGCGGGCCCGCCTGGTTCGGATCAGTTGGCATACTGCAGGCCCTCCAGGCCGTCTTCCTGGCCGGCCGCGCTGCGCAGGGCTTCCACCACCTGGTCGCGGATGGAAGTCGCCGGCGTGTTCGGGCCTGCGGTCACCTCGATCTTCGAGACCGTGATGCTGCGGTCAACATTGGCGGTCTGGCTGCGCTGCGTGATGGCCTTGGCCGGCTGCGTGCCGACGCTGGCCTGGGCGGGCTTCAGCGGACTCTGCCCGGCCGCGAGGCCCGAGTGGGTCGCCGCCGCAAGGCGCCCGCCAAGGGGCGCGCTGGTCAGCGCCGCCTCGATGCCCATGGGCGTGGCCATGGAGGGCGCCACGGGGAGCACAGCCGCGCTCGTCGCCGGCTTGGGGACGGTCGCTGCCACGCCGACCTTCGGGATCATGGGGATCTCGATGCCGGGGATCCTGTTGACGGTTTGGATGAAGGCATTGATCCCGTCGATCACCCAGCCGATGCCACTCAGAAATCCGTCCCACATGCCGTCCATGAAATCCTTGACCGGCTTCACGTGGTCGTAGAGGAGCTTCAGGCCGGTGATGGGCCAGAAGATGACCTTGGCTGCGGTCTTCACTCCCCAGATGAAGCCGTCCCACAGCGTGTTCAGCAGGTTCCGAAAGCCCTCGCTGTGCTGATAGGCGTAGACGATGCCGGCGGTGAGTAGTGCCAGCAGGCCGATCACGATGCCGATGGGGTTGGCGGAGAGGGCCGCGTTAAGGAGCCACTGGATGCCGGCCCAGATCTTGGACACGACCGCCACAGCCACGATCTGGGCGTTCAGCAGGATCGCGCTGCGGGCATTCCAGAGGTAGGCCGCGCCGGCCCGCATCGCCGCCACGCGCGCCACCAGGAAGCCCGCCGCCGCCCGGGCACCACCGATCGCGGCCTTCGCGCCCGCCAGCATCGTCTGGGTGGCGAAGGTCCACACGGCCGCGATGGCCGGGGCGATGAGCGGCCAGGCAAAGGCGCCAAGGGCGACGAAGAGGAGGCCGCTGACGATGGGGTTGGCCCGGATCCAGTTCCACGCGCGCAGGATCGTCCCGACCATGAAGCCCAGGCCCCAGGCCACCATGCCGGCGAAATAGAGGATGGGCGAGATGCCGCTCATGGCGCCCTGGTACCAGCCGGTCAGGAAGCGCCAGAAGGCCCCCAGCGTGGCGTCGAAGACATTGGCAATCCCATCGCCCATGGCCTTCACGCCGCCCCAGATGGCGAAGACCACGGGTTTGATGGCGAACCAGACCTCTTCGACCGTGTTACGGAAGCCCAGGAAATTGGTGTCCCAGGCCTTCACGATGGCGTAAAGGGCCAGGCCCACCAGGGCAAAGGGCGCGATCATCTTGAGGGCGCCCAGGCCCAGGGCCGTCAGGCTGGCGGTCAGCGGCACGGCCGCCGAGTTCGTCACGCCCATCGAGAAGGCGATCTGCCCAAGCTTGGCGGGGAGCTGCAGGGCCAAGGCGCCCAGGTGCAGGAAGCCGCCGCCCACCAGTAGCAGGGCCCCGCCCAGGATCAGTCCCACGGCCGCCACGAAGGCGATGCCCGCCGCCACCTTGGTCAGGACCGGGTGCGCGCGCAGCCAGCCGAAGACGGCGTCGGCCACGCCCTTGATCGCGCCCATGAGCTGCAGGGTCATGGGCATCAGCGCCCCACCAATCGTCATGCTGACGCCGCTCATGGCCGCCTTCATGAGCTTCCACTGGCCCGTCGGCGTGTCCATGATGCGCTTCTCGAACTTGGCCGTGGCGCTGGAGGCCTTCGTGATGTCGCCGCGCATGCCCATCAGCTCATCGCGCGAGCTGGACAAGAGGATGTTGAAGACCTTGATGCCCTCGGCGCCGAAGATGTCCGTCAGGGTGGTGTTCTTCTTCTCCTCGGACAGGGTGCCGAGCTTGGCCTTCAGCTCGCCAAAGACCTCGATGAAGTCCCGCGTCTTGCCCGTGACCTTGTCGTAGACGTCGACGCCCAGCGCCTTGCGCACCTTGCCCGCCTGGGTGTAGAGCTTGGTCATGGTCATGGAAAGCCGCGTGCCGGCGCGCGCGCCCACCTCGTTCCGGTTGGCCAAGACGCCCAGCACGGCCAGGTTGGTCCCAATGGACTGCCCAAACGTGGCCGAGGTCGAGGCCGTGTTGAGCATCGACTCCTGCAGGTCGCCGAACTTCAGGTTGGAACGGTTCATGGCCACGGTCATCATGTCGCTCAGTGTCGTGGCCTGGGACAGGGGCTTCTGGTAGGCATTGAGCGTGCCGACGAGCAGGGCCCCGGCGTCCGCCATGGCCACCTGCTGGCCCGTGGCGAAGGAGATCGTGTCAGCCATGATGCCGGTCTTGTTCGACACCTGGTCGGCCGTCAGACCCATGGACGCCAGCTCGCCCTGACCCTCGGCCACCTGCTGGGCCGTGAAGGCCGTCTTGGCGCCCAGGTACATGGCCGTGTCGCCAATGGCCTGAACCTGCTTGTTGGAGGCTTCCGCGATGCCGCCGACCCGCGCCACTTCGGTTTGGAACTTGCCCATCTGCAGGATGGGCATGGCCAGGCTGGCGGCAATCCCTGCGCCCACCAGCATGGTCTTCAGACCGGCCTTCTTCACGCGCTCGCTGGCCTGCTCGAAGTTCCCCGCGAACTTGTCCAGGCGCTTGGACGCGGCCGTGAAGGCCGAGAGGTTGCTCGTCCCGAAGACGCTGATCGTGATGGCGCTGGTGAAGCCGGTCATCATCGAGTGGACTTCCTATCGCTTCCGCCGGCTGGGTCGGCTGGTGGGCCGATTTGCCTTCGCTTCCTGCTCGCCCAGCCACTCCGCCGCCACCTGCAGCTCGACGACTTCCTCGAAGGGCGTGGCGTCGAGATCCTCGAACGTGTAGGCATGAAATCGGTGGGCAATCACCGCGCGGGCCTGGAGGTACCAGGCACCCTCCAGCTCCGCGCGCGCTGCCCTCAGAGCTTTTTTACCGTGATCTCCTTCGAGTAGCCCAGGACCTCCTGGATCTTCTCGCTGAGGGCTGCGATCAGGCCGGGCTCCCACTGCCCGCCCTGGTTGTATTCCAGTTCCTGCGGGTCAATGGCCGGCGCGACCACGAAGGTCCGGACGATGTCCAGGGCCAGGCGCTGCTCATTCCCCTTGGCGCTCTTGGCCAGACGGCTGAACTCGTCCCAGCTGGAGCCGCGCACGACGAAGCCGCGTCCGTCCGGCAGCTCCAGCTGGTAGAGGCTGTTCTTGGGGTAGGTGGCCTTGAGGTCTTTGATGACTTCGGGCGTGATGGTGTCCATGAATCCTCCAGAGGGGAGTTGAGAGAGTCCGGGGCAGTGGCGCGGGCCTGCTCGGCTGGTGCGCCCCTGCCCCGTGCTGTGTGTGTTAGAAGCCCAGCATGCCCGTGGCGAAGCCCGAGCACTTGATGCTGATCGCCTCCGCGTCCTCGCTGTCGGAAATGCCGCCGTCGGTGTTCGTGATCTCCACGCCCGTGAAGGTCTTGGACAGCGCACTGTTGAGACCGGGATAGAAGAGCACGATGACGGCGTTCCGGCAGTCGCACGGATTGAGGTAGAGCTCGCCCGCGGCCAGGCTTCCGGCCGCCATGACGGTCTTGAGCTCGGCCAGGGAGATGAGCAGCTCCGTGATCTCGAAGTCGATCTCGTAGGTCGTGTGGTTCGAGCGGACGACGCCATGGGCGTCCGCGAAGCCCGCGCCGAAGACGGGCTTCTTGTCCTTGGAGATCTTCCAGTTGAAGTTGACAAGCCCGAAGACGGGCATGCCATTCAAGAGCATCTTGACACTGTTGCCCGCGATGCCGTCGGCGAATCCCGGCGTGGGAGGCATGGTGGTTCTCCTTCCTTAAGTCTGTAAGCCGCCTCGGGCTAATCGAGGTAGACCTTCTCCAGAATGATCTCGAAGGCCTTCATGCTGTTGATCGAGATCCGGGCCTCGACCTCGCCCAGGGCCCGCATCTCGTCCGTCGAGGTGAGCTGCAGATCGTAGTGGTCGATCTCGCCCTTCTGCGCCATCAGGGAAAGCGGCGCGCGCATGTCGGTTTCCATGAGCAGCAGGCCCTCGCCCTCCGAGTCGTTGGGCTTGCCCAGGTGCGGCAGGGCCGCCAG
The sequence above is a segment of the Candidatus Delongbacteria bacterium genome. Coding sequences within it:
- a CDS encoding phage tail tape measure protein, with protein sequence MMTGFTSAITISVFGTSNLSAFTAASKRLDKFAGNFEQASERVKKAGLKTMLVGAGIAASLAMPILQMGKFQTEVARVGGIAEASNKQVQAIGDTAMYLGAKTAFTAQQVAEGQGELASMGLTADQVSNKTGIMADTISFATGQQVAMADAGALLVGTLNAYQKPLSQATTLSDMMTVAMNRSNLKFGDLQESMLNTASTSATFGQSIGTNLAVLGVLANRNEVGARAGTRLSMTMTKLYTQAGKVRKALGVDVYDKVTGKTRDFIEVFGELKAKLGTLSEEKKNTTLTDIFGAEGIKVFNILLSSSRDELMGMRGDITKASSATAKFEKRIMDTPTGQWKLMKAAMSGVSMTIGGALMPMTLQLMGAIKGVADAVFGWLRAHPVLTKVAAGIAFVAAVGLILGGALLLVGGGFLHLGALALQLPAKLGQIAFSMGVTNSAAVPLTASLTALGLGALKMIAPFALVGLALYAIVKAWDTNFLGFRNTVEEVWFAIKPVVFAIWGGVKAMGDGIANVFDATLGAFWRFLTGWYQGAMSGISPILYFAGMVAWGLGFMVGTILRAWNWIRANPIVSGLLFVALGAFAWPLIAPAIAAVWTFATQTMLAGAKAAIGGARAAAGFLVARVAAMRAGAAYLWNARSAILLNAQIVAVAVVSKIWAGIQWLLNAALSANPIGIVIGLLALLTAGIVYAYQHSEGFRNLLNTLWDGFIWGVKTAAKVIFWPITGLKLLYDHVKPVKDFMDGMWDGFLSGIGWVIDGINAFIQTVNRIPGIEIPMIPKVGVAATVPKPATSAAVLPVAPSMATPMGIEAALTSAPLGGRLAAATHSGLAAGQSPLKPAQASVGTQPAKAITQRSQTANVDRSITVSKIEVTAGPNTPATSIRDQVVEALRSAAGQEDGLEGLQYAN